The Akkermansia muciniphila genome contains a region encoding:
- a CDS encoding sulfatase-like hydrolase/transferase, with amino-acid sequence MFFAPARAAADEYVWKGAASPWSNVSNWSLNGSTPPAAPGASASAYTHWMVTNGTDSAGVTNIGGLGTGGRYLKGIRVAGINNQPGGKVQLFVLNTSSGVYLRVESGGITVENTSTGGYNADFGIAQLRIAADQEWNVAEGRCFYVGLDEAAPSGGLYSLTSENDAPRRVTLTGSGAVRVGEGLLLNNISSLVGFVMNAGKGTPTLDLADRGMNNTITVEDAARLEGMSLYQGSLVTREKAAVTFSGTTARASGQWNIGAETAFVLEDSTLDLTETGVDGSVTLSGTSGITGDNGALKQTILDDARVTYTDRHVKAGEIRSVGKNVTITLNNSSIRFDGEIPAVNLVVQGSCTLGGSGAFTGTITYAPGGALALDGDISLPSSSLTLGRLHVSLLDGVPQSTAVQPENPSQQAQEYVVLFDSSFEDLIAAWPGRHTLGVQFKPEMAASITVKELPKGAVSWHYDAAAKLLTLETDVAVKPDMPAHVSGSRPNIIFVLVDDMGWGDLSVNWTQQDKNGRQVTRRNEFKTPTLDTMATEGMQLRRHYSAAPVCAPARASLLLGVHQGHSRVVRNNTFDYPIENSHTLGTLLKGAGYHTAAIGKWGVGGGGQSGKGLTGAPHMRGFDYFYGIIKHLAGHFHYLTAGSQEIYEYDDQSAAPAWTSVSAKVPGTAYDTDLFGARAKQWIMEHHEKAPSQPFFLYLAFPAPHGCLSAPACAYPEGLGKTGGLQWEKKDGYEACNTAANGWTGVQGDFGPDTYIYPEHAVFGKTESRHATMIRRVDDVLKDMIQLLKELNLDSNTMIVFTSDNGPHNEGGSGNYANGAQDPQYFMSYGMMDGIKRDCWEGGMRVPAVVRWPGVVPSGISLGASQFHDWMATFADVAGVPVPSRCDGVSLLPTLVGVPERQKTGVIYTEYAYGGNTPGYSDFLQAHRNRGRQQQQIVFVDGFKGLRMGNAAPATDFEIYDTEKDPQEANNLASSRPDLQEKMKAQALRMRRSSPVTATNFDAGYIAPVTAPAGLRQGRLHWRAWNRAFDWVPDFRQLEEAPAATGATDALDVLNVKAGSSGQKGVELAGYLTVPATGEYKFYLRTDSNAGSKAFVHLHDMQLIDADYAYTPGTEASSNAREGVSSDVQPNAVQTVKLTAGLHPIRIGYVGNGTAPSLSLQWEGPETNGKEAIPASAFSYEYLNPFNLDKTEEAVGAAAVHTALTVQTQMPWTASCDQPWVAVNPSSGSGTAVLDIAVEANGQQAERTAVVTVACDGEQRTFTLNQAGKPAPTGYDKWKQDNFPDGTPDDQMAPDACPAGDGVTNLMKYATGLNPNKPCGSVTELAIREEDGKKYLVLSWPVNTEATDVTFSVESSADLKTWAEEETVVPTGARSEFRDTVAVEESAPVRRFLRLKVVR; translated from the coding sequence TTGTTTTTCGCGCCAGCCAGGGCTGCCGCTGATGAATATGTTTGGAAAGGTGCCGCGTCTCCATGGTCAAACGTATCCAACTGGAGCCTGAACGGCAGTACGCCGCCGGCCGCTCCCGGAGCGTCCGCTTCCGCCTACACGCATTGGATGGTCACGAACGGGACCGACTCGGCCGGCGTGACCAACATAGGCGGCTTGGGGACCGGAGGGCGGTATTTGAAGGGCATCCGGGTAGCAGGAATTAATAACCAGCCCGGGGGAAAGGTCCAGCTCTTCGTGCTGAATACTTCTTCCGGCGTATATCTGCGCGTGGAATCCGGCGGCATCACCGTGGAAAACACGAGCACGGGCGGGTACAATGCGGACTTCGGCATTGCGCAATTGCGCATAGCCGCCGATCAGGAGTGGAACGTGGCGGAAGGCCGTTGTTTTTATGTGGGGCTGGATGAGGCCGCCCCCTCCGGCGGACTGTATTCCCTGACCTCGGAGAACGATGCCCCCCGGCGCGTAACGCTGACGGGTTCCGGTGCGGTGCGCGTGGGGGAAGGATTGCTGCTGAACAATATTTCCAGCCTTGTCGGCTTTGTGATGAATGCCGGGAAGGGAACGCCCACGCTTGACCTGGCGGACCGGGGCATGAACAATACGATTACCGTGGAAGACGCCGCGCGGCTGGAAGGCATGTCCCTGTACCAGGGTTCCCTGGTGACGCGGGAAAAAGCCGCCGTGACATTTTCCGGCACCACGGCCAGGGCATCCGGCCAATGGAACATTGGCGCGGAGACGGCGTTTGTCCTGGAAGACTCCACGCTGGACCTGACGGAAACGGGCGTGGACGGGAGCGTGACGCTCTCCGGAACCTCCGGCATTACCGGTGACAACGGGGCGCTGAAACAGACCATTCTGGATGACGCCCGGGTGACCTATACGGACAGGCATGTCAAGGCAGGCGAAATCCGGAGCGTAGGGAAAAATGTAACGATTACGCTGAACAATTCCTCCATCCGCTTTGACGGAGAAATCCCGGCGGTGAACCTGGTGGTGCAGGGCAGCTGCACCCTGGGCGGCAGCGGGGCCTTCACCGGAACCATTACCTATGCGCCGGGGGGCGCCCTGGCTTTGGACGGGGATATATCGCTCCCCAGTTCCTCCCTGACGCTGGGGCGGCTTCATGTGTCCCTGCTGGACGGCGTGCCGCAGAGCACGGCCGTACAGCCGGAAAATCCTTCCCAGCAGGCGCAGGAATACGTCGTTCTGTTTGATTCCTCCTTTGAAGACCTGATTGCCGCGTGGCCGGGCAGGCACACGCTGGGCGTGCAGTTCAAGCCGGAGATGGCCGCTTCCATCACCGTGAAGGAACTGCCTAAGGGGGCGGTTTCCTGGCACTATGACGCCGCCGCCAAACTGCTGACCCTTGAGACGGACGTGGCGGTGAAGCCGGACATGCCGGCGCATGTTTCCGGCTCCAGGCCCAACATCATCTTTGTGCTGGTGGATGACATGGGCTGGGGGGACCTGAGCGTCAACTGGACGCAGCAGGATAAAAACGGGCGCCAGGTGACGCGCAGGAATGAGTTCAAGACCCCGACCCTGGATACGATGGCTACGGAAGGCATGCAGCTCCGGCGCCATTACAGCGCCGCTCCGGTGTGCGCTCCGGCGCGCGCCTCATTGCTTCTCGGCGTGCACCAGGGCCACTCCCGCGTGGTGCGCAACAACACCTTTGACTACCCCATTGAAAACTCCCACACCCTGGGAACGCTGCTGAAGGGCGCGGGTTACCATACGGCGGCCATCGGGAAATGGGGCGTGGGCGGCGGAGGGCAAAGCGGCAAGGGGCTGACCGGAGCGCCCCATATGCGCGGGTTTGACTACTTTTACGGAATCATCAAGCATCTGGCGGGCCACTTCCACTATTTGACGGCGGGTTCCCAGGAGATTTACGAATATGATGACCAGTCCGCAGCCCCGGCGTGGACGAGCGTCAGCGCCAAGGTTCCCGGCACCGCCTATGATACGGACCTCTTCGGCGCCCGGGCCAAGCAGTGGATTATGGAGCACCATGAAAAGGCCCCTTCACAGCCTTTCTTCCTGTACTTGGCTTTCCCCGCTCCCCACGGCTGCCTGTCTGCTCCTGCCTGCGCCTATCCGGAGGGATTGGGAAAAACCGGCGGCCTGCAATGGGAGAAGAAGGACGGCTATGAAGCCTGCAACACCGCCGCGAACGGTTGGACGGGCGTGCAGGGGGATTTTGGCCCGGATACGTACATTTACCCGGAACACGCGGTTTTCGGCAAGACGGAATCCCGCCACGCCACAATGATCCGCCGCGTGGACGATGTGCTGAAGGATATGATCCAGCTGCTCAAGGAGCTGAACCTTGACAGCAATACGATGATCGTGTTCACCTCCGACAATGGCCCCCACAATGAAGGAGGGTCAGGCAATTACGCCAACGGAGCGCAGGACCCCCAGTACTTCATGAGTTATGGAATGATGGACGGCATCAAGCGGGACTGCTGGGAGGGCGGCATGCGCGTGCCTGCGGTGGTGCGCTGGCCCGGAGTGGTTCCCAGCGGGATCAGCCTGGGCGCCAGCCAGTTCCATGACTGGATGGCCACCTTCGCGGATGTGGCGGGGGTACCCGTTCCGTCCCGCTGTGACGGCGTTTCCCTGCTGCCCACGCTGGTAGGTGTTCCGGAACGCCAGAAAACCGGCGTCATTTACACGGAATATGCCTACGGCGGAAATACTCCGGGCTACAGTGACTTCCTCCAGGCCCACAGGAACCGCGGCAGGCAGCAGCAGCAGATTGTGTTTGTGGACGGTTTCAAGGGCCTGCGGATGGGCAATGCCGCTCCCGCCACGGACTTTGAAATCTATGATACGGAAAAGGACCCGCAAGAGGCCAACAACCTGGCTTCCTCCCGTCCGGACCTTCAGGAGAAAATGAAGGCGCAGGCATTGCGCATGCGCCGTTCCTCCCCCGTCACCGCCACAAACTTTGACGCCGGTTATATTGCTCCCGTTACCGCGCCTGCCGGCCTCCGCCAGGGCAGGCTGCACTGGCGCGCCTGGAACCGTGCCTTTGACTGGGTGCCGGACTTCCGGCAGCTGGAGGAGGCCCCCGCCGCCACAGGCGCGACGGATGCCCTTGACGTGCTCAATGTCAAGGCGGGTTCTTCCGGCCAGAAGGGTGTGGAACTTGCGGGCTACCTCACGGTGCCTGCCACCGGGGAATATAAATTCTACCTCCGGACGGACTCCAATGCGGGGAGCAAGGCCTTCGTGCATCTGCACGATATGCAGCTCATTGATGCGGACTATGCCTATACGCCCGGAACGGAGGCCTCCTCCAATGCACGGGAAGGCGTTTCCAGTGATGTGCAGCCCAACGCCGTCCAGACGGTGAAGCTCACGGCAGGGCTGCACCCCATCCGGATCGGCTACGTGGGGAACGGAACGGCTCCGTCCCTTTCCCTGCAATGGGAAGGCCCGGAAACCAACGGCAAGGAAGCCATTCCCGCCAGCGCGTTCTCCTATGAATACTTGAATCCCTTCAATCTGGACAAGACGGAAGAGGCTGTGGGCGCGGCCGCCGTTCATACGGCGCTGACCGTGCAGACGCAAATGCCCTGGACGGCTTCCTGTGACCAGCCCTGGGTTGCGGTCAATCCTTCTTCCGGCTCCGGAACTGCCGTGCTGGATATTGCGGTGGAGGCAAACGGACAGCAGGCGGAACGGACGGCGGTCGTCACCGTAGCATGTGACGGTGAGCAGAGGACGTTTACGCTGAACCAGGCGGGGAAACCGGCTCCCACGGGCTACGACAAGTGGAAGCAGGACAACTTCCCGGATGGAACGCCGGACGACCAGATGGCTCCGGATGCGTGCCCCGCCGGAGACGGCGTCACGAACCTGATGAAGTACGCAACGGGATTAAACCCCAACAAACCCTGCGGGAGCGTGACGGAACTGGCTATCCGGGAAGAAGACGGTAAAAAATACCTCGTGCTTTCCTGGCCGGTGAATACGGAAGCGACGGATGTGACCTTCAGTGTGGAAAGCTCTGCCGATCTGAAGACATGGGCTGAGGAAGAAACGGTCGTTCCGACCGGCGCGCGCAGTGAATTCCGTGATACCGTAGCGGTGGAGGAAAGCGCCCCGGTGCGCCGGTTCCTGAGGTTGAAAGTGGTGAGGTAA
- the rbfA gene encoding 30S ribosome-binding factor RbfA produces the protein MSRRTDKVNELLRREIGTTIQRDFEFPGTIVTVIEVEVTDDLKEGKVWVGVVGKMSPAQVLEKLNSRHGLIQSAVAKRVVLRNTPRLTFRLDNSAQRGVDLVNLLEDIDKNLPKAPAAEPGEE, from the coding sequence ATGAGCAGACGCACTGACAAGGTAAATGAACTCCTCCGCAGGGAAATAGGCACCACCATCCAGCGGGATTTTGAATTCCCCGGCACGATTGTCACCGTCATTGAAGTGGAAGTGACGGATGATCTGAAGGAAGGAAAAGTATGGGTGGGCGTGGTAGGAAAAATGTCCCCCGCGCAAGTGCTGGAAAAACTGAACTCCCGCCATGGGCTCATCCAGTCCGCCGTAGCCAAGCGCGTGGTGCTGCGCAATACCCCCCGCCTTACCTTCAGGCTGGACAACTCCGCCCAGCGCGGCGTGGACCTGGTCAACCTTCTGGAAGACATTGACAAAAACCTTCCCAAGGCTCCGGCTGCGGAACCGGGAGAAGAATAG
- the infB gene encoding translation initiation factor IF-2, whose product MPNKQEENEPKKEVLDLIGGSPKKKRAPQPEPAPAPSRPAPVKKEALDLLSGPKKKAPKPAPSEPAPAPVQAASAAEPAAPAPREEEAADGKIINLKPPVSVSELAGMLQAKPFQIIKDLMGMGIFANPNTPLDADAVSAICDLHGYTFAREKREKGGGVKAQQEPVKEPEPVPVVEEPKATLILRTPIVTVMGHVDHGKTSLLDYIRKARVAKGEAGGITQHIGAYTVDYNGSTLTFLDTPGHAIFTEMRARGADVTDIVVLVVAANDGIMPQTREAIAHSKAAGKTIIVAINKCDLPAADPVKTKTGLMEEGLVPTDFGGNVECVEVSALTGDGIDDLLGLLVLQSEVLELQANPKANCRASIIEARVEPGTGSSATAIVESGTIRVGMPFICGPYAGKVRALVNDHGERVKKVGPGMPVEITGFSETPNVGDELVEMENERAAKKLGEERQEELRKQRLAQPRKARMEELLAMMGDGTQKAQLKILLKGDVQGSVEAIKKAILDIQSDKVECIFLSSSAGPISESDVLLASSSDAVILGFNVKVEANAVKLLKREGVQVKLYSIVYELIDQVRDAMLGLLEPETRETIIGHAKVLQVFKLNKGRAAGCMVEDGKILRSCEARVIRDKTPVFDGKMSTLRRFQDEVDEVKAGLECGIRLGDFNEYEAGDIIECYTLEKIQQTL is encoded by the coding sequence ATGCCTAATAAACAAGAAGAGAACGAACCCAAAAAGGAAGTATTGGATCTGATCGGCGGATCTCCCAAAAAGAAACGCGCACCCCAGCCGGAACCCGCACCGGCGCCCTCCCGCCCTGCCCCGGTCAAGAAAGAAGCTCTCGACTTGCTTTCCGGCCCCAAGAAAAAAGCGCCCAAGCCCGCTCCCTCCGAACCGGCTCCCGCCCCTGTCCAGGCCGCTTCCGCCGCAGAACCTGCTGCGCCTGCACCCCGGGAGGAAGAAGCCGCGGACGGTAAAATCATCAACCTCAAGCCGCCCGTCTCCGTCTCCGAGCTGGCCGGCATGCTCCAGGCCAAGCCCTTCCAGATCATCAAGGACCTGATGGGCATGGGCATCTTCGCCAACCCGAACACGCCGCTGGACGCGGACGCCGTCAGCGCCATCTGCGACCTGCACGGCTACACCTTCGCCCGTGAAAAACGGGAAAAGGGCGGCGGCGTCAAGGCCCAGCAGGAACCGGTCAAGGAGCCGGAACCCGTCCCGGTGGTGGAAGAGCCCAAGGCCACCCTCATCCTGCGCACGCCCATCGTCACCGTCATGGGCCACGTGGACCACGGCAAAACCTCCCTGCTGGACTACATCCGCAAAGCGCGCGTAGCCAAGGGGGAAGCCGGCGGCATCACCCAGCACATCGGCGCGTACACGGTTGACTACAACGGCAGCACCCTCACCTTCCTGGATACTCCGGGCCACGCCATCTTCACGGAAATGCGCGCCCGCGGCGCGGACGTGACGGACATCGTGGTGCTGGTAGTAGCCGCCAATGACGGCATCATGCCCCAGACGCGGGAAGCCATCGCCCACTCCAAGGCGGCCGGCAAGACCATCATCGTGGCCATCAACAAATGCGACCTCCCGGCCGCAGACCCCGTCAAGACCAAGACCGGCCTGATGGAAGAAGGCCTGGTGCCCACGGACTTCGGCGGCAATGTGGAATGCGTGGAAGTCTCCGCCCTGACCGGAGACGGCATTGACGACCTTCTCGGCCTCCTTGTCCTCCAGTCTGAAGTGCTTGAACTCCAGGCAAACCCCAAGGCCAACTGCCGCGCCTCCATCATTGAGGCCCGCGTGGAACCCGGCACGGGCAGCTCCGCCACGGCCATCGTGGAAAGCGGCACCATCCGCGTAGGCATGCCCTTCATCTGCGGCCCGTACGCCGGCAAGGTGCGCGCCCTGGTCAACGACCACGGCGAACGCGTCAAAAAGGTAGGCCCCGGCATGCCCGTGGAAATCACCGGCTTCTCCGAAACCCCGAACGTGGGCGACGAGCTCGTGGAAATGGAAAACGAACGCGCCGCCAAGAAACTGGGTGAAGAACGCCAGGAGGAACTGCGCAAGCAGCGCCTGGCCCAGCCCCGCAAGGCCCGCATGGAGGAACTGCTCGCCATGATGGGAGACGGCACCCAGAAAGCCCAGCTCAAGATCCTCCTGAAGGGGGACGTGCAGGGCTCCGTGGAAGCCATCAAGAAAGCCATTCTGGACATCCAGTCCGACAAGGTGGAATGCATCTTCCTGAGTTCCTCCGCCGGTCCCATCTCGGAATCGGACGTGCTCCTGGCCTCCTCCTCGGACGCCGTCATCCTGGGCTTCAACGTCAAGGTGGAAGCCAACGCCGTGAAACTGCTCAAGCGGGAAGGCGTGCAGGTGAAGCTGTACTCCATCGTTTACGAACTCATCGACCAGGTGAGGGACGCCATGCTGGGCCTGCTGGAACCGGAAACGCGTGAAACCATCATCGGCCACGCCAAAGTGCTCCAGGTCTTCAAGCTCAACAAGGGCCGCGCAGCAGGCTGCATGGTGGAAGACGGCAAAATCCTCCGCAGCTGTGAAGCGCGCGTCATCCGCGACAAGACCCCTGTCTTTGACGGCAAGATGTCCACCCTCCGCCGCTTCCAGGATGAAGTGGATGAAGTCAAGGCCGGCCTGGAATGCGGTATCCGCCTGGGCGACTTTAACGAATACGAGGCAGGCGACATCATCGAATGCTACACGCTGGAAAAAATCCAGCAGACGCTGTAA
- the nusA gene encoding transcription termination factor NusA: protein MTNDIKALIDYYEREKGLSREKILLALESAFLSAYRKMVPGSGSINYLRAEINVDKGKVRIFADLEVVPDEEYSDKFNQIPLSLAVKLDQNAVLHDLLPTNITPKGFGRIAVQTARQTMLQKLLDAEKEMLYDEFKDRAGDLVTGTIRRFEKGDIFVDLGKFEGVMTSRERVPNEDYSVGDRMRFYVVEVRTEARGPEVILSRSHPNLVRRLFESEVVEIGDQTVEIHGIAREAGYRTKVAVISHDDKVDPVGACVGMRGARVKNIVRELNNEKVDILEWTEDPVVFVREALSPVEPREITVDEEAKKIFVIVQDDKDLSKAIGRRGQNARLTSRLMNWDVQVRVFDVQEEEKRQNQAAAEEVMRQCQAAAKTLSEQLEIPEETAMGLVTMGGTDLTALTGFEASDIAESMGIPAEEAAQILDKARDLISQ from the coding sequence ATGACAAACGATATTAAAGCTTTGATTGACTACTACGAGAGGGAAAAAGGACTCTCCCGTGAAAAAATTCTTCTCGCTCTGGAATCCGCCTTTCTCTCCGCCTACCGCAAAATGGTTCCCGGCTCCGGCAGCATCAACTACCTGAGGGCTGAGATCAATGTGGACAAAGGCAAGGTGCGCATCTTTGCCGATCTGGAAGTGGTGCCGGATGAAGAATATTCCGACAAGTTCAACCAAATCCCCCTTTCCCTGGCCGTCAAGCTGGACCAGAACGCCGTGCTGCACGACCTGCTGCCCACCAACATCACGCCCAAGGGGTTCGGCCGCATCGCCGTCCAGACCGCACGCCAGACCATGCTCCAGAAGCTGCTGGACGCGGAAAAGGAAATGCTTTACGACGAGTTCAAGGACCGCGCCGGGGATCTGGTGACGGGGACCATCCGCCGTTTTGAAAAGGGGGACATCTTTGTGGACCTCGGCAAATTTGAAGGCGTCATGACCTCCCGCGAACGCGTCCCGAACGAGGACTACAGCGTCGGCGACCGCATGCGCTTCTACGTGGTGGAGGTGCGCACGGAAGCCCGCGGCCCGGAAGTCATCCTCTCCCGCAGCCATCCGAACCTGGTGCGCCGCCTCTTTGAATCCGAAGTGGTGGAAATAGGCGACCAGACCGTGGAAATCCACGGCATTGCCCGTGAAGCCGGCTACCGCACCAAGGTGGCCGTCATCAGCCATGACGACAAGGTGGACCCGGTGGGGGCATGCGTAGGCATGCGCGGAGCCCGCGTCAAAAACATCGTGCGGGAACTCAACAATGAAAAAGTAGACATCCTGGAATGGACGGAAGACCCCGTCGTCTTTGTCCGGGAAGCCCTCAGCCCCGTGGAACCGCGGGAAATCACCGTGGACGAGGAAGCCAAGAAAATCTTCGTCATCGTCCAGGATGACAAGGACCTCTCCAAGGCCATCGGCCGCAGGGGCCAGAACGCCCGCCTCACCTCCCGCCTGATGAACTGGGACGTCCAGGTGCGCGTCTTTGACGTCCAGGAAGAGGAAAAACGCCAGAACCAGGCCGCTGCCGAGGAAGTGATGCGCCAATGCCAGGCCGCCGCCAAGACCCTCAGCGAACAACTGGAAATCCCGGAAGAAACCGCTATGGGCCTGGTGACCATGGGCGGAACGGACCTGACGGCCCTCACCGGATTTGAAGCTTCCGACATCGCGGAAAGCATGGGCATTCCCGCAGAGGAAGCCGCCCAGATTCTGGACAAGGCCAGGGACCTCATCTCCCAATAA
- a CDS encoding exodeoxyribonuclease III yields the protein MKLVSWNVNGLRAILGKGMGDAMDALGPDILCLQEIKARPEQVDDLWLSSWPYQLWNPAEKPGYSGVLTLSRVKPVSTSTGMGWPEHDREGRVCTMEFEGFYLVNCYTPNSQGELARLPYREQWDAVFRKYVAGLAETKPVIFCGDLNVAHQEIDITEPEKNRFCAGFSDQERAGFTMLLEAGFTDTFRALHPGEEKWFSWWPYWGKARVRNAGWRIDYFCVSNSLVPKVKDAAIHPAMMGSDHCPVSMEIDC from the coding sequence ATGAAACTCGTTTCATGGAACGTGAACGGATTGCGGGCGATTCTCGGCAAGGGCATGGGGGACGCCATGGACGCGCTGGGGCCGGACATCCTCTGCCTTCAGGAGATCAAGGCGCGTCCGGAGCAGGTGGACGACCTGTGGCTTTCCTCCTGGCCGTACCAGCTTTGGAATCCGGCGGAAAAACCGGGTTATTCCGGGGTGCTCACCTTGAGCCGGGTAAAGCCCGTCTCCACGTCCACGGGCATGGGCTGGCCGGAGCATGACCGGGAGGGGCGAGTGTGCACGATGGAGTTTGAAGGATTTTACCTGGTCAACTGTTACACCCCCAATTCCCAGGGGGAGCTGGCGCGCCTTCCGTACCGGGAGCAATGGGACGCCGTGTTCCGCAAGTACGTGGCGGGATTGGCGGAAACCAAGCCGGTCATTTTCTGCGGGGATTTGAATGTGGCCCACCAGGAGATAGACATCACGGAGCCGGAAAAGAACCGTTTTTGCGCCGGGTTCAGCGACCAGGAGCGCGCCGGCTTCACCATGCTGCTTGAGGCCGGGTTTACGGATACGTTCCGCGCCCTGCATCCGGGGGAGGAGAAGTGGTTCAGCTGGTGGCCGTACTGGGGGAAGGCCCGCGTCCGGAACGCCGGGTGGCGCATAGATTATTTCTGCGTTTCCAACTCTTTGGTTCCCAAGGTGAAAGATGCGGCCATCCATCCGGCCATGATGGGGTCTGACCATTGCCCCGTCAGTATGGAGATTGACTGCTGA
- a CDS encoding non-canonical purine NTP pyrophosphatase, protein MMEQALPLLVVATRNAHKTGEIRAMLAGKWEVRDLSDYPQAPPVDETGVTFTENATLKALSASRCIPGIVLADDSGLEVDVLDGRPGVWSSSFGGEEGNHARNNLRMMEELRRAGVRPGDKPAARFRCVMVLAGNGSVLAEFSGSVEGHMLTEPAGEGGFGYDPLFVPEGHDRSFAQLPMEVKNSMSHRARALAQVVEWMKERRG, encoded by the coding sequence ATGATGGAACAAGCATTGCCGCTGCTGGTGGTTGCCACGCGCAACGCCCACAAGACCGGGGAAATCCGCGCCATGCTGGCCGGAAAGTGGGAGGTGAGGGACCTTTCCGACTATCCCCAGGCCCCGCCCGTGGATGAAACGGGAGTCACATTTACGGAGAATGCCACGCTGAAGGCGCTTTCCGCCTCCAGGTGCATTCCCGGCATTGTGCTGGCGGATGATTCCGGGCTGGAGGTGGATGTGCTGGACGGCCGCCCGGGCGTCTGGTCCTCCTCCTTTGGCGGGGAGGAAGGAAACCACGCGCGGAATAACCTCCGCATGATGGAGGAGCTTCGGCGCGCCGGAGTCAGGCCGGGGGACAAGCCCGCCGCCCGGTTCCGCTGCGTGATGGTGCTTGCCGGGAACGGCAGCGTGCTGGCGGAGTTTTCCGGTTCCGTGGAAGGCCATATGCTGACGGAACCCGCCGGGGAAGGGGGCTTCGGTTATGATCCGCTGTTTGTGCCGGAAGGCCATGACCGGAGTTTTGCCCAGCTCCCCATGGAGGTGAAGAACTCCATGTCCCACCGCGCCCGCGCCCTGGCGCAGGTGGTGGAGTGGATGAAGGAGCGCCGGGGCTGA
- a CDS encoding DUF2167 domain-containing protein, translated as MTIHYIRRSFAVAACMLSVLAACSASAQEPGEDRNPFEGLNVRQGPGILRLGSIAEVRLPGECIYLNGTDTSRLMKRLGNPSEGGELGSVAGDSCIAIFEFDPVGYVKDDEKDELDPDELLDSIREGTKEANKERARMGAAPMYIKGWYRKPYYDEATHNLEWIITGESEGVENLNVNTRILGRKGVMTVTLVTSPETIAQDLPVYREWLKGFDFRAGQKYGEYRSGDKVAEYGLMALVAGGGAAALAKGGFFKSFWKLIVAGLAAAGALIKKFFRKKKS; from the coding sequence ATGACTATCCACTATATCCGCCGCAGTTTTGCCGTGGCCGCCTGCATGCTCTCCGTGCTGGCGGCGTGTTCCGCCTCCGCCCAGGAGCCGGGGGAAGACCGGAATCCGTTTGAAGGATTGAACGTCCGGCAGGGCCCCGGAATACTGCGCCTGGGAAGCATCGCGGAGGTGAGGCTTCCGGGGGAATGCATTTACCTGAATGGTACGGACACGTCCCGATTGATGAAGCGGCTGGGCAACCCGTCGGAAGGAGGGGAGCTGGGCAGCGTGGCGGGAGATTCCTGCATTGCCATCTTTGAATTTGATCCGGTGGGCTACGTGAAGGACGATGAAAAGGATGAACTGGATCCGGACGAATTGCTGGACAGCATCAGGGAAGGCACGAAAGAAGCCAACAAGGAACGCGCCAGAATGGGGGCCGCCCCCATGTACATCAAGGGATGGTACAGGAAGCCCTACTACGATGAAGCCACTCACAATCTGGAATGGATCATCACCGGAGAGAGCGAGGGCGTGGAGAACCTGAACGTCAACACCCGCATCCTGGGCCGCAAGGGAGTCATGACCGTAACCCTCGTCACTTCCCCGGAAACGATTGCCCAGGACCTGCCGGTTTACCGGGAATGGCTGAAGGGGTTTGACTTCCGGGCGGGGCAGAAGTACGGAGAGTACCGCTCCGGAGACAAGGTGGCGGAATACGGCCTGATGGCCCTGGTTGCGGGGGGAGGCGCGGCGGCGCTCGCCAAGGGCGGCTTTTTCAAGTCATTCTGGAAGCTCATCGTGGCCGGGCTGGCCGCGGCGGGAGCCCTCATTAAAAAATTCTTCAGGAAGAAGAAGTCCTGA
- a CDS encoding class I SAM-dependent methyltransferase, with translation MKCSLLSRPMTCAHGWISSVVHPGDTVADATAGNGYDTVFLARLAGPAGHVHAFDVQEEAIRSTRERLEEAGLLTPSVHLHLASHDRLAELVSGPVKAIVFNLGYLPGGDKKTVTRTDSTLAALEQAAALIAPNGLLSVMCYPGHEGGDAEAEAVEAFLSRLPHHTWRTGKYQLLNTDSPAPFQVCAFRLD, from the coding sequence ATGAAATGTTCCCTGCTCAGCCGCCCCATGACCTGCGCGCATGGCTGGATCAGCAGCGTCGTGCATCCCGGCGATACCGTGGCGGATGCCACGGCAGGCAATGGATACGACACGGTCTTTCTGGCCCGCCTGGCCGGGCCCGCCGGACACGTGCACGCTTTTGACGTGCAGGAGGAAGCCATCCGGTCCACCAGGGAGCGGCTGGAGGAAGCGGGGCTCCTCACGCCCTCTGTCCATCTCCATCTTGCCAGCCATGACCGCCTGGCGGAGCTGGTCAGCGGCCCCGTGAAGGCCATTGTCTTCAACCTGGGCTACCTGCCGGGCGGGGATAAAAAGACGGTCACCCGGACGGACTCCACCCTGGCCGCTCTGGAACAGGCCGCCGCCCTGATTGCGCCCAACGGCCTTCTCAGCGTCATGTGCTATCCGGGCCATGAGGGAGGGGACGCGGAGGCGGAAGCCGTGGAGGCCTTCCTTTCCCGCCTGCCGCACCACACCTGGCGCACCGGAAAATACCAGCTGCTGAACACCGACTCCCCGGCGCCCTTCCAGGTCTGCGCCTTCAGGCTGGACTGA